A single Nicotiana tabacum cultivar K326 chromosome 5, ASM71507v2, whole genome shotgun sequence DNA region contains:
- the LOC142180977 gene encoding uncharacterized protein LOC142180977, whose amino-acid sequence MANQVIIGALFQERTSQVRPPYFNGQHFSHWKVRMEIFAKAYDVKVWRVIKKGNYPLPASTPPLVDPDDIDSYSKEQLEVVQVNNKARNLLHNAISGEEYEKISSCDTAKEMWDKHEVTYEETNKVKETHINMLVHDYELFSMKKGEFIEEMFARFSKIFNNLKAFGKPYTSGDQVRKILRSLPITWQTKVVTLESQNLNKLSYDELQGELIAFERTHLKKTNQEEKKKIVAFKTSTEMVENEIDDLEALQEEIAMMSRNMDGLMRRYRNTKKGRYPPRRSRQYNEQDKNDGKCYECEKIGHIQAECPELKRKISRGFNKNKSFGSWSDEDDSGHEEIANLCFMTILENEINKTSGCWTNEDDSDDENENCFMARGETSEVRSYDCERCNELQDILDSTLKESQKMMNELKRHTREVKDWKLKHEEHHRVSRKGKWYLHSACSSHMTGDKNLFKKVTKIDGGSVKFGDDSRGKIVGTGTIPFNNNCDITEVYLVDGLNYNLLSISQLCDSGYEVKFKKTGCAIEDESELIFVMHVKWVNIPEINKDIVSTSKPLQLLHMDLFPTRTASIGGKRYEFVIVDDFSRFTWVIFLSHKDRALRNFEVFCKRVERERGHLISKIQSDHGGEFESKAFEDFCNDQGYTHNFSEPRSPQQNGVVERKNKTLQDMARTMLLEHSLPNHFWAEGVSTACHILNRCLIRPILKKTPYELWKGKHPNISYFHHFGSTCFIHNNGKDNLGKFDPRIDEEESVHVIFDENNPLVEKGTTAGDEDQTQEAQDKGKSQESTNTSRAALKKKANIALISQIEPKKIEEALKDSSWVQAMQEELDQFSKNQVWKLIPKLDNVSVIGTK is encoded by the exons atggcaaaTCAGGTTATCATAGGAGCTCTTTTTCAGGAAAGAACTTCACAAGTTAGACCACCATACTTCAATGGACAACATTTCTCTCACTGGAAAGTACGAATGGAAATCTTTGCTAAAGCTTACGATGTCAAAGTCTGGAGAGtcatcaaaaagggaaactaTCCCCTACCGGCTAGCACTCCACCACTTGTTGATCCTGATGATATAGATTCATACTCAAAAGAGCAACTGGAAGTGGTACAAGTGAATAACAAGGCAAGAAACCTGCTTCATAATGCTATAAGTGGTGAAGAATACGAGAAAATATCGAGTTGTGACACAGCCAAAGAGATGTGGGACAAACATGAGGTCACCTATGAGGAAACCAACAAAGTAAAGGAAACACACATCAACATGCTAGTTCATGATTATGAACTATTCTCAATGAAAAAAGGAGAATTCATTGAAGAGATGTTTGCCAGGTTTAGCAAAATATTTAACAACTTAAAGGCATTTGGCAAACCCTACACCAGTGGTGATCAAGTAAGAAAAATTCTCAGAAGTCTGCCAATCACTTGGCAGACCAAAGTAGTCACACTGGAATCTCAAAACCTAAACAAATTATCCTATGATGAACTACAAGGAGAACTCATTGCTTTTGAAAGAACGCATCTGAAAAAGACAAatcaagaagagaaaaagaaaatagttgcGTTCAAAACCTCTactgaaatggttgaaaatgaaATTGATGATCTTGAAGCTCTACAAGAAGAGATTGCTATGATGTCTAGAAATATGGATGGACTGATGAGAAGATACAGAAACACAAAGAAAGGAAGATACCCACCAAGACGATCCAGACAATACAACGAACAGGACAAGAACGATGGAAAATGCTACGAATGTGAAAAAATTGGGCATATTCAAGCTGAATGCCCAGAATTGAAAAGGAAGATCTCTAGAGGCTTCAACAAGAACAAATCTTTCGGAAGCTGGAGCGATGAGGATGACTCTGGCCATGAAGAAATAGCAAATCTTTGCTTCATGACAATTctggaaaatgaaataaacaaaacTTCAGGATGCTGGACAAATGAAGACGATTCAGATGATGAGAATGAGAATTGTTTCATGGCACGAGGTGAAACTAGTGAGGTACGATCTTATGACTGTGAAAGATGTAATGAATTACAGGATATTCTTGATTCAACCTTGAAAGAGtctcaaaaaatgatgaatgagCTTAAAAGACATACTAGGGAGGTTAAAGACTGGAAACTCAAACATGAA GAACACCACAGAGTAAGCcgcaaaggaaaatggtatctACATAGTGCGTGTTCCAGTCATATGACAGGAGACAAAAACCTGTTCAAAAAAGTTACAAAAATCGATGGAGGAAGTGTTAAATTTGGAGACGATTCAAGGGGCAAAATAGTCGGTACTGGAACAATTCCCTTCAATAACAATTGTGACATTACTGAAGTTTATCTCGTCGATGGACTAAACTACAATCTCTTGAGCATAAGTCAACTCTGCGACTCTGGATATGAGGTAAAGTTTAAGAAAACAGGTTGTGCTATTGAAGACGAATCAG AACTCATATTTGTGATGCATGTCAAATGGGTAAACATACCAGAAATTAATAAAGATATAGTATCTACTTCAAAACCTTTGCAATTACTTCATATGGACTTATTTCCTACTAGAACTGCTAGTATAGGAGGAAAGAGGTATgaatttgttattgttgatgatttttcacgTTTCACTTGGGTAATCTTCTTGTCTCATAAGGATAGAGCTttaagaaattttgaagttttctgtAAAAGGGTTGAAAGAGAAAGGGGACATCTGATCTCAAAAATTCAGAGTGaccatggaggagaatttgaaagcaaaGCTTTTGAAGACTTCTGTAACGATCAAGGATACACTCATAATTTCTCTGAACCACGctcaccacaacaaaatggggttgtggaaagaaagaacaaaactcTCCAAGATATGGCAAGAACCATGCTACTAGAACATTCATTGCCAAACCACTTCTGGGCAGAAGGTGTAAGTACTGCTTGTCACATCCTCAACCGTTGCCTCATAAGGCCAATTCTGAAGAAGACACCATATGAACTTTGGAAAGGTAAACATCCGAATATCAGTTACTTCCATCACTTTGGAAGCACATGTTTCATTCACAATAACGGTAAGGATaatcttggaaagtttgatccaAGAATTGACGAAG AAGAATCTGTACATGTTATATTCGATGAAAATAATCCCTTGGTCGAGAAAGGAACTACTGCAGGTGATGAAGATCAAACTCAAGAAGCTCAGGATAAAGGAAAATCACAAGAGTCGACTAATACATCTAGG GCTGCTCTCAAGAAGAAAGCAAACATTGCATTGATTTCTCAAATTGAGCCAAAAAAGATAGAGGAAGCACTAAAAGATTCAAGCTGGGTGCAAGCCATGCAAGAGGAATTAGATCAGTTCAGCAAGAATCAAGTGTGGAAACTAATACCCAAACTTGATAATGTGTCTGTAATCGGAACAAAGTGA